The DNA sequence TCCTGGCCAAGCAGCTCAACTCCGCTACGGCCACCATCCAGGGCGCCGAGGACCTCATCGCCTCCCGTGGCCGTGTAGTCAAGGCCCAGGCCCGCACCTACCTTGCCGATGCCAAGCGGCTTCACGCCCAGGCCATTCAACAGCGCACCACCAACACCCGCGGCGCCATCGAGGCTGCCCGCCAAGCAACAGTGGCGGCACAATATGCGTCCAAGCAAGCCCAGTCCGACATCGACGATTATCAGCGTCGCCAGTACTCCAACCGCGGTGGTGGCTCCAACATGGGAGGCATTGTCACCGGCATGGTGATCAATGAGATCCTCTCCGGCGGTGGCCGCGGAGGCGGCTTTGGTGGTGGCTTCGGTGGCGGAGGGTTCGGCGGAGGCGGCTTTGGTGGAGGTGGGGGTGGCGGCTTCCGCGGCGGGTCGTTCTAAGTAACGCCGACCGGAACCTACACCCGCGGCCGCCGCACCGGGGAGTCCACCAGGACGCAACCCCAGCTGAGGAACACTGCGTCCACGGTGGGCAGTGAGGCGTAGGCGGGGCCGGGGCGGAACTGGACTTTGCCGCTGATGAGGGGGCTGACGTAGGCGACAATGCCCTGCTCACCGACGATGTAGCGTTCTTTGCGCCAGATGTTTGTGCGGCGGAGCTCGTAGGCTCGGCCGTCGCACAGCGCGTGAAGGACGTTGACGGTGAATCCGGATTGGGCGAGGGTGAACACGCGGCCATCGCCGGTGGTGGCGCGGGCGCGGAATTTGCGGGGTCCGGGGACTGACTCAACGAGCAGGCGCTCGGAGTCGCAGTAGAGGACGTCGGAGCGGACGCGCGCGATGGTGTCTCCTGCGGGGTCGATGAGCTCATTGCCAATCCACTCCCACGGTCCCTCGGGAGCCGGTTCGAAGATTCCCGCCGCGTCCGCCATGGTGGGGGCCCTAGAAAATGAACGCCAGGATCGCCACGACGGTCATGATCGCGAGGGTGCCGATCACCGCCGTGGAGGACTTGGACAACCGGCTTTCCAGGATGAGCCGCGCGAACCACGACAAGGCGGCGACTTCTTCGACCGGCAGGGCTGCTTCGCCCTCGAATTCGAGGATGGCTTTGCGCACGCCGTGGTTTGCACCGGAGAACTGCGCAACCTTTTTCGAGGCGGCATCGTCGATGATCCAGTTGCTGCTGTTTTCGTTGACGAGGGTGAACTTCTTCTCCCCGAGGACGACCTCGATGGTTTTGTCCTTGCGGAAGTTGCCGACGGCGCGGTAGACGCGGCCGTCGATAAGCGTGGCGGTAGCGCCCGCATTCTTGTCAAAGTCCAGTTTCCACGTCGACCCGTTGACGGCAGCGGTCTCGGCGGCGAAGCGGCCGAGCTCCTGCGGTCCGTCCTCAGCGAGGAGGACGGGGGCGTCGGTGTCGCTGCGATCCCAGCTGGTGAAGTGCATGACTAGCAACCTGCCAAACGGGTGGCCAGGTAGTTCTGCAGGTCATCGAGCTTCACGCGCTCCTGAGCCATCGTGTCGCGCTCGCGGACGGTCACGGCCTGGTCTTCGAGCGTGTCAAAGTCGACGGTGACGCAGAACGGCGTGCCAATCTCATCCTGGCGGCGGTAGCGGCGGCCGATGGCACCCGAGGTGTCATAGTCCACGTTCCACAGCCCGCGCAGCTGCGCAGCCACCGCCTGAGCCTGCTCGGTCAGCGGCTCCTTCTTCGACAGCGGCAGCACGGCCACCTTCACCGGGGCGAGGCGGTAGTCCAGCTTGAGAACAACTCGCTTATCGACGCCGCCCTTGCTGTTCGGCGCTTCATCCTCATGGTAGGCATCACACAGGAAAGCCATCATCGCCCGGCCCAGGCCGGCCGCCGGCTCGATGACATACGGAATCCACCGCTCGTTGGTTTCCTGATCGAAGTAGGAAAGGTCTTCGCCGGAGCCCTCGGAGTGAACGCGGAGATCGTAGTCCGTGCGGTTGGCCACACCTTCCAGCTCGCCCCACTTGGAACCAGCGAAGTGGTAGGCGTACTCGACGTCCACGGTGCGCTTGGAGTAGTGCGAGAGCTTCTCCTGCGGGTGCTCGTAGAGTCGCAGGTTCTCGGGGCGGATGCCCAGGTCGATGTACCACTGGTAGCGGTCATCGATCCAGGTCTGGTGCCATTCCTCATCCTCGCCCGGCTTGACAAAGAACTCCATCTCCATCTGCTCGAACTCGCGCGTGCGGAAAATGAAGTTGCCCGGGGTGATCTCGTTGCGGAAGGACTTGCCGATGTTGGCGATGCCGAACGGGGGCTTCATCCGAGCCGAGGTCATGACGTTTTTGAAGTTGACGAAGATGCCCTGAGCGGTCTCCGGGCGCAGGTAATGCAGACCCTCTTCATCGTCGACCGGGCCGAGGTAGGTCTTGAGCAGGCCCGAGAAGGCGCGCGGCTCGGTCCAATTGCCGGGCTGGCCGGTCTCCGGGTCATTGATGTCCGCGAGGCCGTTTGCCGGCGGGTGGCCGTGCTTCTCCTCGTAGGCCTCCAGCAGGTGATCGGCGCGGTAGCGCTTGTGCGTGTGCAGCGACTCCACCAGCGGATCCGTGAACACCTCGACGTGACCGGAGCTCACCCACACCTGGCGGGGCTGGATGATCGAGGTATCCACACCGACGACATCGGCGCGCGAGGTGACCATGTGCCGCCACCACTGACGCTTGATGTTTTCCTTGAGCTCCACGCCCAACGGGCCGTAGTCCCATGCGGATCGGGAACCGCCGTAGATTTCACCGGCCTGGTACACAAGGCCGCGGCGCTTGCACAGGTTAACGACGGTATCGATGACGGACGCCATGCGGTTTCAGACTCCTCTGGTCGGGGATCACAGTCGATTGCAGTACACCGAGTGTAGCGCCCCGGGCCGAAACCAGTCCGAATCGGGGCGAGCTGCGCCCATCACTTCGGCGCACGAAACCACCGGCTGTTCGGTCCGGGAACCAGACGGGGGTGAAATGTCTAGAGTTAAGCAATTATTTTCTATACTGTGAATTATCATCAACGCGGACAGGACGCCTGTCCGAGAACCAATGTGTGAACCAATGTGTGAAGGCTGCGGCGGAAGGACATTTTCGCAGTCGGCCTGCGTGAAGAGTTAGGTGTAGTAGCCATGAATCCTCTTTCGGACAGTGACCTCGCTGCTGCCGAGCTCGTCATCGGTGCCCTTGATTCCCGCTTGCGTCTGCAAATCATCCAGAGATTGTCCGAACGCGAGCACTTCGTCCACGAACTCGTCGCCGGATTGGGTAAATCTCAGCCGTTGATCAGCCAGCACCTACGCGTGCTCAAGCGCTCCGGCATCGTCAACTCCGAGCGCCGCGGGCGAGAGGTCATCTACCGCCTCGTCGCACCCGCCGCCGCCGACCTCATCCTCGCGGCGATCGCGTTGCACCGTAACGCCCCGACCGAGGAGGCCGCCGCGACGATCATCAACCTGCCGCGGGGAACCGAGCCCGAAGGTGACGCCGGAGCTGGTCAGATCGCGCATGCGCCCGCCGCCGCACTCTCCGGGGAACCCACGCTGGATCCCATCCCGGACCCCGCCCCAACGCCTCCGACGCCGCAGAGTTTTTCCTAACGTCGACGCACAAGTGCGGAAGTATGGATAATAGGATGATCGAACGATCGCCTTCCATAGAAAGCACTTGCCCATGACTCCCCTGCCGACTGGAACCCCGAAGTTGGGTGCCCGGAACACTCGCCAGCGCACCGCGGTGGTGCAGGTTCTTTCCGATATTGACACGTTTGCCTCCGCCAAGGAGATCTACCGCGAGCTGGATTCCCGCGACCTCAAGGTCGGGCTGACGACGGTCTACCGCACCCTGCAATCGTTGGCCGATATCAACGCCGTGGACGTGCTCCACATGAGCAATGGCGAAACCTTGTACCGCCAGTGCGTCAACGAATCACACCACCATCACCTGGTGTGCTCGCAGTGCGGGCGCACGGAGGAAATCGACGGCGGGCCCGTCGAGACGTGGGCCCAGCGCGTCGCCGAGGAGCACGGCTACACCCTCTCCGGCCACGACGCCGAAATCTACGGCACGTGCGCGCAGTGCCAGCAACAACCAGCTCCCTAACCCAATACCGTGCCGAAGGCCAGGCCCAGCAGGTACGTCACTCCCGCCGCGCTCAGGCCGATGGCCAATTGACGCAGCGCCCGCGACAGCGGCGCCTTGCCGGAGAGCACTCCCACAACGCCACCGGTGATCATGAGCGCCCCGGACACCAGCAGCACGGCGATGAGCGCCCCAGTGGCCGGGGAAGCGCCGAAGAGGAACGGGATGATGGGGATGAACGCCCCGGTGGCAAAGAACAGGAAACTCGATCCAGCCGCCGTCCACGCCGAGCCCACCACGTCGTCCGCGCGGGTGGGTGCTTCAATGCCCTCCGGGTGATCTTCCCGGTCCAAGCCAATCGCCTGCTCTAAGGCCATGCGGGCGAACTCAGAATTGGCCTTGGCCTGGGCTTCCTGCTCACTGAGGCCGCGGGCGCGATACACCAACTTCAGCTCATTAGCGTTGACATCGAGCTGGGGAAGCAAGGTGTGCGCCTTGGGGTGCGGCGTCGACGCCTCCAACAGCTCACCCTGGGACTTCACCGACACCCACTCGCCCGCCGCCATGGACAACGCTCCGGCGAGCAGGCCGGACAGGCCGGTGAGCAAAATCATGTTGGAGCTGACACCCGAGCCCATGACGCCGACGACGAGGGCAAGGTTGGACACCAAACCATCGTTGGCGCCGAAAACGGCCGCACGGAAGCCGCCGGACATCTTCTCCCGGCCACGGGTGGCTAAGCCGCGGACCACTTCGGCGTGGATGCGTTCGTCGGCGGCAATCTGCGGGGAGGCGTCTTCGTCTTTGAGATAAGGATTACGGGATTCGGCGGTCTGCATGAGGGCGAGGGTGAACACCGATCCAAAGCGCTTGGCCAGCACTCCCATGAAGCGAGTCTGCAGGTCAGGCTGGCGAGGAAAGCCGACGTAGTTGCCCAGCTTGTCGCGCCAGTACTCCTCGTGGCGGGCCTCAGAGTCCGCCAGGGCGAGGAGGATCTCCCGCTCCTCGCCCTCCTTCCGCCGCGCTAGCTCACGGTAGACAGCTGCCTCGGCTCGTTCATTGGCCAGGTAACGACGCCAACGATTGATCTGTGCTTTCGTCGGTTCATCTACTCCCGCATCGTCCACGACGCGATCATCAACCCGATCCTCAACCATCCGTCTTCCTCCCAGCTCCTACTTCGTGCCGCCGAAGCGTCGGTCACGAGATGCATACTCTACTACCGCCGCGAACAAATCTTCTGCCGTGAAGTCAGGGAACAACTTGTCTTGGTAGACCATCTCCGCATACGCCGATTGCCACAGCAGGAAGTTCGAGGTGCGTTTCTCACCGGAGGGGCGCAGGAACAGATCAACATCCGGCATGTCCGGCTCGTCGAGCCACTGGGAGAAGTTCTTCTCCGTGATGTCCTCGGGACGCAACTGACCTGCGGCGGCGGCGCTGGCGATGGCCCGGGCGGCGTCGATAATCTCTGCCCGACCACCGTAATTGACGCACATGGCCAGGGTGAGGCGATCATTGTCCTGGGTTTGCTCCTCGGCGATCTCGAACTCGCGGATGACCGAGCGCCACAGGCGCGGACGGCGGCCCACCCAGCGCACCCGCACGCCCTTCGCGTCGAGCTCATTGCGCTGGCGGCGCAACACGTCGCGGTTAAAGCCCATGAGGAAGCGGACTTCCTCGGCGGAGCGGCGCCAGTTCTCCGTGGAGAAGGCATACGCGGACAGGTATGGCACACCGAGTGCCAGGCACGCATCAACCACGTCCATGAGGACAGCTTCGCCGCGCTTGTGCCCCTCGGTGCGCTTGAGTCCGCGCTGCTGCGCCCAACGGCCATTGCCATCCATCACCAAAGCGATATGGTTCGGCAAAAATTCAGCGGGGATCGATGGAAGGGGCGGCATTGGCACAGTCACCCGGTCCATTGTGCCACTACCCGGGCTACACCTGATCCATGACCGCCAGGCTGGTGACCTTCTGTTCCAGATGCCACTGGAGGTGGGCGCGGGTGAGCCGATGAGCGGCATCAATAAGCTCAGGATCAGCGCGGTCCAAGGCCGCGGGCCAGTGCGAATGCGCCAGCAACCACATCAGGTGCAGCGCTTCCTCAGCCACCTCCGCCGAGCCCGGAGGACGGCACGTGACACACGCCGCACCGCCGACGGCCGGGTGGAAGGCGTGGTGCGGGCCCGGGTTGCCGCATTGGGCGCAGTCGAACAAGCTCGGGGCCCACCCAGCGTGCGCCATCGCTTGGAGGAGGAAGGAATCGAGCACCATCGACGGGTAGGCAGTCTCCTGCATCCGGGCGAGGGTCTCAGTGAGGTGGTCAAACAACCAGGGATCATCATCACCATCGAGCGCCGCCAGGCGCTCCGCGGACTCCAGGGCGGCGCAGGCTGCGGTGTACCGCGGGTATTCGTCGATGATGCCGGAGCCATAAAAGGCCACCGTGTCGGCCTCAGTGATCGTCTCCAGGTTCCGGCCCGGGTACAGCGTCACGCTGTTATCCACAAACGACTGCAGCCGGGAACCAAACCGCGACTTCGACCGCCGCACCCCCTTGGCCACCCCACGGACAATCCCGTGGTGGCGCGTGAGCAGGACGATGATGCGGTCGGCTTCGCCGAAGTCATAGGTCCTGATCACCAGGGCCCGATCGCGATAGGACTCGCGCCTCATGAGCTGGAACTCACCGCCTAGGATTCATGGCCTCGGATGCATGGCCTCGGATGCACGTACTAGAAACCCAGCCGGCCCAGGGACTTGGGATCGGACTGCCAATTCTTTAACACCTTGATGCGCAGGTCGAGGTAGACATTCTGGCCGAGCAGTTTGATGATTCCCTGGCGGGAGTTGTGAATGATCCGGCCGAAGCGGCGACCATTTTTGCCCTTGATGATGTCCTTTTGGCCCTCGCGCTCCAGATACAAGATCGCGTGGATGTCCAGGACATCGGGGCGTTCCTCGTTGGGCAGCATCTCATCGACTTCGACGGCGACGGAGTGCGGCAGCTCGTCCTTGAGGCCTTCGAGCGCGGCTTCGCGGATAAGTTCGGCGATGCGCTTTTCGGTTCCGTCATCGGTGAGGTGGTCATCCGGGTAGAGCTTCGGCCCCTCGGGCAAAAGGCTGGCGATGACGTCGGCGAGGATGTCCACCTGCGTGCCATCGGCTGCGGATACGGGCACCACGTCGCTGTCGCCGCCCAGCAGCTCGTGCAGGGCCATGAGCTGGGCGCCGACCTCATCCTTGGATACCTTGTCGATCTTGGTGACAATGCCCACGATCGGCGTGTTCGGGGCGACCTGGCGGACATTGTCCAGAATCCAGCGATCACCTGGGCCGATCTTCTCATCCGCTGGGATGGTGAGCCCGATGAGGTCGACGTCGGCGTAGGTTTCTTTGACGATCTCGTTGAGGCGCTCGCCCAGCAGAGTGCGCGGGCGGTGCAGGCCGGGGGTATCAACGACGATGATTTGCGCATCCTCGCGGTGCACCAGCCCGCGGATGGGATGGCGGGTGGTCTCCGGCTGGTCCGCGGTGATCGCGATCTTCTCCCCCACCAGCGCATTGGTGAGGGTCGACTTGCCCGTGTTGGGGCGGCCGACGAAGCTGACGAAGCCGGAGCGGAAGCCGTCCGGGGTAGTGCTGAAACTGCTGATGTGTTTCTCCTAGGTTCGAGGTTTAACTACAGGTTAGCGGACCTGCGTGACCTCGAACTGCATCCGCGGGTGGGCGTAGGCATCTTGGGCATCGATGAGGAGAAGTTCCCGCGAGTCTGCCTCGTAGGTTTTCTCCACCAGGTCGAAGACGCTGGAGGCCGTTTTGGCCAGCGCGTCGGCGGCATTGCGGCTGGCCACGTAGTGCCCGGTGAACAGCGCGGCGGTGACATCGCCGGAGCCATTGCGCTTAAACGGCAGGTAGGGGGTCTGCACAATCCAGGCTCCCTCGTCGTTGACGGCGAGCATCTCGATGGTGCCTTCCGGGCGATCCGGGCGCTCCACGGAGGTAACCAGCACGGTCGACGGGCCCATGGCGCGCGCCGCGTCGACGGCTGCCAGGGTGGATTCGAGGTCCCCGACCTCGAGGCCGGTGAGGTAGCCCAGCTCGAACTGGTTGGGGGTGATGATGTCGGCGACGGGCACGACGCGGTCGCGCAGCAGCGGCGGGATGAGGTCGGAGACGTGGCAGCCGGACTTGGCGTTGCCCATGACCGGGTCGCAGGCGTACAAAGCGTTGGGGTTGGCGGCCTTGACCTTGGCTACGGCCTCGATGATGACATCCGCAATGTCGGAGCCTCCCTGGTAGCCGGACAGGACGGCGTCGCAACGCTCAAACACTCCCCGATCCTCGATGCCGGCGATGACATCGGCGACATCGGTAGCCGGGATCATCGGCCCGCGCCAGGCGCCGTAACCGGTGTGGTTGGAGAAGTTCACGGTGGACACCGGCCACACCTCGTGGCCGAGGCGCTGCAGCGGGAACACGGATGCGGAGTTGCCGACGTGCCCGTAGGCGACATGGGACTGAATGGAGAGGATATTCACCCGGCCAATTCTTCCACGTTCCCCGCTGTTACTGCTTATCGACGTCCCCGTCGTCCTCGCCCGCAGGCTCCTCCAGCACCTCCACAATCACCGAACCCACGCGCACCCGTCCGCGCCGATCGCGCCCGCCCTCCGCGGTCAGCCGCAGGCCAGAGGTCTCAACGACCGAGTCAGGCAGTGGCACTCGCCCCAGCTCGTAGGCGAGCAGCCCGGCGACGGTGTCGACCTGCTCACCAATCTCCTCGGTGAATTCAATATCCACTCCGAGGTCATCCCCAATCCGCTCCGTGAGATCCTCCAGCGTCAGCCTGGACACCACCCGATAAAGCCCCAGGCCAACGGGCTCAATGGGGGCAACTTCCCGGGTGTCATACTCGTCGGTGATTTCGCCGACGATCTCCTCCAGGATGTCCTCCAGCGTGATGAGCCCGGCAATCCCGCCGTACTCGTCCACCAACACCGCCATGTGAATGTGATCGCGCTGCATTTCATGCAGCAACTCATCGAGGTTCTTCGAATCCGGCACGAACGTCGCCGGGCGCATCACGTCCGTCACGCTTACCGACGCCCCGCCGTCCGTCAGGTGGTACGTCCGCCGCACCAGGTCCTTGAGGTAGACAATGCCGATGATGTCATCGATGTTCTCCCCGATCACCGGGATGCGTGAATAACCCGAACGCACACACAGGGTCGTGGCCTGGCCCGCATGCTTTTCCGATTCGATCCACACCATTTCCGGGCGCGGCGACATCACCTGGCGGGCGGTCGTCGACGCCAGATCAAACACCGACTGGATCATCCGGCGCTCCGCGACCTCCACGATGCCGTGCTCCTGGGCGATGTCCACCATCTCCCGCAGCTCCACTTCCGTGGCGTAGGGGCCATCGCGGAAACCGTTGCCCGGCGCGATGAGGTTGCCCACCCAGATGAGCATCTTGGACACCGGCCCGAGGACCACCGCCGTCGCTTGCAGCACCATCGCCGAACGCAGCGATACGGAATAGGGGTTTTTTCGCCCGATGGTCCGGCCAAAGACACCGACCACGGCGTAACTAATCAGCGCTACCGAAACGATCGCGATGGTGATTGCCCAGACATCCGATTCGAAGTACTCGCGGGCGAGGATGGCAGCGAAGACGGCCGCGGAAACGTCGAGAAGTGTTTTGAGCAGGATGAGCAGGTTGATGTGGTCCGCGCGGCGGTTGACCACCTGCAACAGCGTCCGCGCCCCGCGCACATCGTCTTTGACCATGCCCTCGACGCGCGCCCGGGAAATGGAACTCACCGCCGACTCGACTGTGCCCAGCAGCCCCGACAACGCCAGCGAGAGCAGCGTGAGTACGGCTAGCCAGATTAACCCCTCGTCCATTTAGGAGTCCTTGGGGTCGGCGGTCTCGGCCGGTTCACCGATTGCCGGGATTCCGGGGAGCTTCTCATCGAGCGCCTCCCGGTCCGCCGCCGAGGGGAACGCCTGCGGGCCGGTCGGCTTGGGCTGGTAGGCGATGCCGCGCTTTTTCACGTCGTCGTACCAATCGGCGAGCAATTCATTCTGCAGCGCGAACATCTCCCGCTCCTCCGGTGCCGTCGCGTGATCGTAGCCCAGCAGGTGCAGGCTGCCGTGAATCGTCAGCAACGCCAACTCGTGATCAAGGCCGTGCCCGGCGGCCAGCGCCTGCTTGGCGGCGAACTCGGGGCACAACACGATGTCGCCGAGCATCGCCGGACCGGGTGCGGGGGCATCGGGGCGCCCGCCGGTGACGCTGCCACTGCCGGGCGTGAGCTCGTCCATGGGGAACGTCATCACGTCGGTGGGGCCGTCGAGGTCGAGCCACCGCACGTGGAGATCCTCAATGGTGGCCAGATCAACGATGTGGATCGATGCCTCGGCATCGGGGTGGATATCCATCTCGCCGAGAGCGAAGGAGGCGACGTCGATGAGCATCTCCTCGTTGACGCCCTCGTAGCCGGACTCATTGAAGACTTCGATGCTCATTAGTGCTGCTTCTCCTCATACGTGTCATAGGCGTCGACGATGCGACCCACCAGCGCGTGCCGGACCACGTCCTGGCTGCTCAGCTCCGAAAAGTGAATCCCCTCCACGCCGCGGAGGATGTGGCGGACCAGCCGCAACCCGGACTTCTGGCCTGATGGCAGGTCAACCTGGGTGATGTCACCCGTGACCACCATCTGCGAGCCGAAGCCCAGGCGGGTGAGGAACATCTTCATCTGGGCCGGGGTGGTGTTCTGCGCCTCATCCAAAATGACGAAGGCATCGTTGAGCGTGCGCCCGCGCATGTACGCCAGCGGCGCCACCTCAATGACCCCGGCTTCCATGAGCTTGGGGATCATTTCCGGATCGAGCATGTCCCGCAGCGCATCATAGAGCGGCCGCAGATACGGGTCGATCTTGTCGTTGAGCGTGCCCGGCAAAAAGCCCAGTTTCTCGCCGGCCTCGACCGCCGGACGGGTGAGAATGATCCGACTGACCTGCTTCGACTGTAGCGCCTGCACGGCCTTCGCCACCGCCAGATACGTCTTGCCGGAACCGGCGGGCCCAAGTCCAAACACGATCGTGTTCTCATCGATCGCATCAACGTAGGTCTTCTGCCCCAGCGTCTTCGGCCGGACTGTCTTACCGCGCCGACTCACGATGTCACTGGCCAGTACCTCCGCTACGGACTGCGGCGCCTCGACCGTCACGATCGACACTGCGTGCTTGACCGCATCCGCCGAGATGACGTGCCCGCGCCGCGCGATGGACTCCAACTCATCCAACACCTTCACGGCGCGCGCGACCTCGTGGTCGGGCCCCGTCACCCGGATGACATGCCCGCGCGCGAAAATATCGGCATCAATCTGGTTGTTCAGCACCCGCAGGTTCTCATCATTGATGCCCAGCACCGTCTGCGCGTACGCGGAGTCGAGCTCCACCGTGTTCGTGATCACCTGTGTGGCCATGCGTTGGACTCTACCAGCGCGAAGTCAGCGCCCCGATGGCAGACAGGGCCACCATCGCCGCGCTCGCCGTCCGCAGGACTTCGGGGCCCAGCTTCACGCTGCGGACGCCAGACTCGGCCAGCTGCGCTAACTCTTCCTCGCCGATCCCGCCCTCGGGCCCGACGATGAGGATGATCTCTTCTGCACTGAGATCAACGTCCCGCAGGGGGGTGGCCGCCTCCTCATGCAGGACATACGCGGTCTTGCCGCGCACCAACTCGGCCAGCTCCCTCGTGGAAACCACCGGGTGGATCTCCGGGATGCGCGTGCGCCGGGACTGCTTCGCCGCCGCCAGCGCCGCCGCTTCCCACTTCTGCTGCTTCTTGTCTGCCCACTTGGCCACGCAACGCTGCGCCTGCCACGGCACAATCGCATCCGCGCCCGCCTGGGTGGCCAGATCAATCGCCAATTCCGAACGCTCGGCCTTAGGCAAGGCCTGCACAATCGTCACCGCAGGTGACGGTGGATTGTCCGCGCCCACTTCGTCCACGATCCCCACCAACTCCGACTTGCCCGTGGTGGCGGTGACGGTGACGATGGCGCGGGTACCGCGGCCGTCGATAAGCATGATGCGCTCACCGACCGCTATCCGCTTGACCGCAACTGCATGCCGACCCTCCGCACCAGCGAGGGTGACCGTGCCCGCGAACGGGCCGGGGTGGACGAAAACCGGCAGGCTCATCGGCGGAACTTACCCCGCAAACGCGAGAAGAAGGACCCATCCTCATCATCGCGCTGCACTCGGGACGAATCACCCCGATGCTCCCGGATCTGCTGAAGAAGCTTCCGAGTCTTATCATCAAGATCCGTCGGCACCACCACGT is a window from the Corynebacterium testudinoris genome containing:
- a CDS encoding 16S rRNA (uracil(1498)-N(3))-methyltransferase, with product MSLPVFVHPGPFAGTVTLAGAEGRHAVAVKRIAVGERIMLIDGRGTRAIVTVTATTGKSELVGIVDEVGADNPPSPAVTIVQALPKAERSELAIDLATQAGADAIVPWQAQRCVAKWADKKQQKWEAAALAAAKQSRRTRIPEIHPVVSTRELAELVRGKTAYVLHEEAATPLRDVDLSAEEIILIVGPEGGIGEEELAQLAESGVRSVKLGPEVLRTASAAMVALSAIGALTSRW
- a CDS encoding PhoH family protein — encoded protein: MATQVITNTVELDSAYAQTVLGINDENLRVLNNQIDADIFARGHVIRVTGPDHEVARAVKVLDELESIARRGHVISADAVKHAVSIVTVEAPQSVAEVLASDIVSRRGKTVRPKTLGQKTYVDAIDENTIVFGLGPAGSGKTYLAVAKAVQALQSKQVSRIILTRPAVEAGEKLGFLPGTLNDKIDPYLRPLYDALRDMLDPEMIPKLMEAGVIEVAPLAYMRGRTLNDAFVILDEAQNTTPAQMKMFLTRLGFGSQMVVTGDITQVDLPSGQKSGLRLVRHILRGVEGIHFSELSSQDVVRHALVGRIVDAYDTYEEKQH